Proteins encoded within one genomic window of Patescibacteria group bacterium:
- the rplQ gene encoding 50S ribosomal protein L17, which yields MRHRKKKQKLGRSFHQRKAILRSLASALILKEKIFTTEGKAKKMRPFLEKAITRARKNTIADRRILLKTFPVRIVDKLMKEIGPRYVNQAGGYIRIIKTASRKADAAKMVLVELVKK from the coding sequence ATGCGACATCGAAAAAAGAAACAAAAATTGGGCAGGTCTTTTCATCAGCGCAAAGCAATTCTGCGTTCTTTAGCCTCTGCGTTGATTTTAAAAGAAAAAATATTTACCACCGAGGGCAAGGCAAAAAAAATGAGGCCGTTTTTGGAAAAAGCAATAACCAGGGCTAGGAAAAATACTATTGCCGACAGGAGAATTTTATTAAAAACTTTTCCAGTAAGAATAGTCGATAAATTAATGAAGGAAATTGGCCCGCGATACGTCAATCAAGCAGGCGGATACATCAGAATTATAAAAACTGCTTCCAGGAAAGCGGATGCCGCTAAAATGGTCTTGGTTGAATTAGTTAAAAAATAA
- the rpoA gene encoding DNA-directed RNA polymerase subunit alpha, producing MEYKIPLPLKAKIIKKGDNHAIFEIDNCYPGYGITIGNAFRRVLLSSLEGAAITSVKIKGVSHEFSTIPNVLEDVIQIILNLKQVRFKILAKEVFPIKVELKANGQKEVRAKDIKLTSDVEIINKDIHIATLTSPKAKLEMEIEIGTGLGYVPVEQRRKEKLEIGSIALDVIFTPIKKVNYEVENMRVGERTDFSRIKIDIETDGSISPEQAFIKAADILVEYFGVFASEKKIKESQPSAGHPKGEKKAKKVKKSKKK from the coding sequence ATGGAATACAAAATCCCATTACCCCTAAAGGCCAAAATAATTAAAAAGGGCGATAATCACGCAATTTTTGAAATAGATAATTGTTACCCTGGTTATGGCATAACCATTGGCAATGCTTTCCGCAGGGTGCTTTTATCATCTCTTGAAGGAGCTGCCATTACCTCGGTTAAAATAAAAGGGGTAAGCCATGAGTTTTCCACTATACCTAATGTTTTGGAAGATGTGATTCAAATAATTTTAAATTTAAAACAAGTCAGGTTTAAAATTCTTGCAAAAGAAGTTTTTCCCATAAAGGTTGAGTTGAAAGCGAACGGACAGAAAGAAGTCAGGGCCAAAGACATTAAATTGACTTCTGATGTGGAAATTATAAATAAAGATATTCATATTGCTACTTTAACCAGTCCCAAAGCCAAATTAGAAATGGAAATTGAAATCGGAACAGGCCTCGGTTATGTGCCGGTTGAACAGAGAAGGAAAGAGAAACTGGAAATCGGCTCAATCGCCCTAGATGTGATTTTCACTCCAATTAAAAAAGTTAATTATGAGGTGGAGAATATGCGTGTCGGAGAAAGAACAGATTTCAGCAGGATTAAAATTGATATTGAAACCGACGGCAGTATAAGTCCAGAACAGGCATTTATTAAGGCCGCCGATATTCTGGTTGAATATTTCGGAGTTTTCGCCAGCGAAAAAAAGATTAAAGAGAGCCAGCCTTCGGCTGGTCACCCGAAGGGTGAAAAAAAAGCTAAAAAAGTTAAGAAATCTAAGAAAAAATAA